A window of Micromonospora eburnea genomic DNA:
CTGCTGCACGTCGGGGACCTGGACCTGAGCCAGGCGGCGCCGCTCACCGACGCGGGGCTCACCCCGTACCACGCCATCGAGCTGGCGCGACCGAAGCTGCGCCCGGGCACCACCTGCGTGGTGATCGGGATCGGCGGACTGGGCCACATGGCGGTGCAGATCCTGGTGGCCACCACGGCGGTACGGATCATCGCCGTGGACACCAGCGTGGCGGCGCTGGACCTGGCGAGCCGGTTGGGCGCGCACGAGGTGGTGCAGGCCGGGCCGGACGCCGTGGAACGGATCCGGGCACTGGTGGGGCCGCCGCCGGACGGGGCGGACGTGGTGCTCGACTTCGTCGGGGCGGACCCCACCCTGACCACCGCCCGGCAGGTGGTCGCCACCGGCGGCAAGCTGCTGCTGGTCGGCCTCGCCGGGGGCACGCTCCCGGTCCGGCCGGTGGCCGACGAGCCACCGACCGTACCGCTGGAGACCGACGTCATGGTGCCGTTCTGGGGTACCCGGGCCGAGCTTCAGGAGGTGATCGCCCTGGGGCGGGCCGGGCAGTTGCACGCCGACGTGCAGACCTTTCCCCTCGATCGGGCGCCGGAGGCGTACGAGACGCTGCGCCGGGGGAGATCCACGGACGGGCGGTCATCGTGCCCTGATCGGCCGCTCAGGGCGACCCGTTCTGCCGCATCGGCGGCAGCCGGTCCAACATGGCCATACCCGCCCGGACCGGTCGTCGGGCCAGGGCCCGGTCGAAGCTGGTCCGGCCCTGGCAGAACCGGACGAACATCCGCCAGCCGGGTGGGGTGGCCAGCATCGCGTGGAACACGTCGGGCCGGCGCTCGAAGACCTCCAGCAGCCGGTGCCCCGCCCGCATCTCGGGCACCAGCCGCCGATTGACCTCGCGCTCGTACGCCGCCGGGTCGCCACCGGCCACCGCCTCGCCGGCCAGCCGGCCCGAACGCAGGGCGAAGCTGATCCCTTCCCGACTCCACGGTTCCAGCAGGCCGGCCGCGTCACCGGCGACCAGCACCCGACCACGGCGCAGCGGCGAGTCCTCCGTACGGCACCGGGTCAGGTGGCCCGAGTCGTGCTCCGGGGTCAGCTCGGACAGGCCGAGCCGCGCCACGAAGTCACGCAGGTAGGCCCGGGTCCGTTCCCCCTCGCCGCGCGCGGAGATGACGCCGACGGTGAGCCGGTCACCCTTGGGAAAGACCCAGGCGTACGAGCCGGGCACCGGCCCCCAGTCCAGGAGTATCCGGCCCCGCCAGCGCTCCTGCTCGGCGGGTGGGACCGGCAGTTCCACCTCCAGCCCCAGGTCGACCTGGCGGTGAGCCACCCCGACGTGCCGGGCGGTGACGCCGGAGGACCCGTCCGCG
This region includes:
- a CDS encoding geranylgeranyl reductase family protein, yielding MIIWDLVVVGAGPAGLSAAHAAARAGVRTMVLERATHPRYKTCGGGLIGTSLAEVADRIEVPVHDRADRVTFTRDGRRAFTRRHPGPLVSMIRREEFDHRLRAAAVAAGAEVREGVAVRAVEQDPDEVRLRLADGDTVRARVVVGADGSSGVTARHVGVAHRQVDLGLEVELPVPPAEQERWRGRILLDWGPVPGSYAWVFPKGDRLTVGVISARGEGERTRAYLRDFVARLGLSELTPEHDSGHLTRCRTEDSPLRRGRVLVAGDAAGLLEPWSREGISFALRSGRLAGEAVAGGDPAAYEREVNRRLVPEMRAGHRLLEVFERRPDVFHAMLATPPGWRMFVRFCQGRTSFDRALARRPVRAGMAMLDRLPPMRQNGSP